One genomic region from Evansella sp. LMS18 encodes:
- a CDS encoding N-acetyltransferase: MLEIRKPDSYAEAAEFIAKMNKKKSSHTGYCGTEAGEILYTLENDFSDFPLDDSLIAAYKDGQLVGILGMDGDQDQKTGELWGPFIDIPEWEDTAVEMWDKLVRQLEGKIEKAFGFYNIANAECRLFMERGAAVKKSEEVILRIAREDVHTNDQPAIEEISEPYYKDFQQLHGESFKNAYYTAAEILDKSDKYNKTFIKTKNGKMAGYVYCEARPKFSEADIHFIAVSPSGRNQGTGRKLINHALSFLFSFEEINNIILCVDAGNKAALKVYRSSGFSEQHRLNFYTLDFKKIEAVKAGQL, translated from the coding sequence ATGCTGGAAATTAGAAAACCTGACAGTTACGCTGAAGCAGCAGAATTTATTGCTAAAATGAATAAAAAGAAATCGTCTCATACTGGATACTGCGGTACGGAGGCAGGAGAAATTTTATATACTCTGGAAAATGACTTTTCCGATTTTCCTCTGGACGATTCCCTCATAGCTGCCTATAAAGACGGTCAGCTGGTAGGCATACTCGGAATGGATGGGGACCAGGACCAGAAAACAGGAGAGTTATGGGGCCCGTTTATAGATATACCAGAGTGGGAAGATACAGCTGTGGAAATGTGGGACAAACTGGTCCGCCAGCTCGAGGGCAAAATAGAAAAAGCTTTCGGTTTTTATAATATAGCAAATGCTGAATGCAGGCTTTTTATGGAGAGGGGAGCGGCTGTTAAGAAGAGTGAAGAAGTTATCTTAAGAATTGCCCGGGAAGATGTGCATACAAATGATCAGCCAGCAATTGAGGAAATTTCAGAGCCGTATTATAAAGACTTTCAGCAGCTTCATGGAGAAAGTTTTAAGAATGCCTATTATACAGCTGCGGAAATACTCGACAAGAGTGATAAGTATAATAAAACTTTTATAAAAACAAAGAACGGTAAAATGGCAGGCTATGTCTATTGTGAAGCGCGGCCAAAATTCTCTGAAGCGGATATTCATTTTATTGCCGTTTCTCCATCTGGCAGAAACCAGGGTACTGGGAGGAAGTTAATTAATCATGCACTTTCCTTTTTGTTTTCTTTTGAAGAAATTAACAACATTATCCTGTGTGTTGATGCGGGTAACAAAGCAGCTCTTAAAGTATACAGAAGCTCAGGGTTCAGCGAGCAGCACAGGCTGAATTTCTATACGCTTGATTTCAAAAAAATTGAAGCTGTGAAAGCTGGACAATTATGA
- a CDS encoding multidrug resistance efflux transporter family protein produces the protein MKEILIGIAASMFFAVTFILNRSMELGGGSWLWSSSLRFIFMVPFLVIIVLLRKNLKQLIQEMVKNPLPWLVWSFTGFVLFYGPLTYAAAYGPGWLVAGTWQLTIVAGVLLTPLFYKAIPSPSGTIKVREKIPVLALIFSMIIFSGVMLMQWQHGSNLTWSIALLSILPVVVAAFAYPLGNRKMMELCGARLDTFQRVLGMTLASLPFWLIIGSAGYVTAGLPSSSQMIQAFIVAVCSGVIATTLFFIATDRTKGDQGKLAAVEATQSTQVMFVIIGEVLLLSVPLPNGLALGGLFLIVLGMLLHSFFAKKPVKKIQEVNVIKSEQKI, from the coding sequence ATGAAAGAAATATTAATCGGCATAGCAGCATCGATGTTTTTTGCAGTCACATTTATACTTAACCGTTCCATGGAACTTGGCGGCGGAAGCTGGTTATGGAGCTCGTCATTGAGGTTCATCTTTATGGTCCCGTTCCTGGTTATTATCGTACTCCTCAGGAAAAACCTGAAACAACTAATCCAGGAGATGGTAAAAAACCCTCTCCCATGGCTAGTATGGAGTTTTACAGGATTTGTCCTGTTCTACGGCCCACTTACATATGCAGCAGCTTATGGGCCAGGCTGGCTTGTAGCAGGAACCTGGCAGCTGACCATCGTAGCCGGAGTCTTACTGACGCCACTTTTTTATAAAGCCATCCCGTCACCATCTGGAACAATCAAAGTAAGGGAAAAAATTCCTGTACTTGCATTAATATTTTCAATGATTATTTTTTCCGGAGTCATGCTCATGCAGTGGCAGCACGGCAGCAATCTCACATGGAGCATTGCCTTATTGAGTATTCTGCCTGTGGTAGTGGCCGCCTTTGCATATCCTCTTGGCAACAGAAAAATGATGGAGTTGTGCGGGGCCAGGCTTGATACTTTTCAAAGGGTGCTTGGAATGACCCTGGCAAGTCTTCCATTCTGGCTTATAATTGGGTCTGCTGGGTACGTAACTGCTGGTCTTCCTTCTTCAAGCCAGATGATCCAGGCATTTATCGTAGCAGTCTGCTCAGGGGTAATAGCTACTACATTGTTTTTTATAGCAACTGACAGGACGAAAGGTGACCAGGGAAAGCTCGCTGCGGTGGAAGCGACCCAGTCGACACAGGTAATGTTTGTGATAATAGGAGAAGTCCTGCTCCTTTCAGTTCCGCTGCCTAACGGGCTGGCATTGGGAGGGCTGTTCCTGATTGTGCTCGGCATGCTCCTGCACAGTTTTTTCGCAAAGAAGCCTGTGAAAAAAATCCAGGAAGTGAATGTAATAAAGAGTGAACAAAAAATTTAA